In Rhodopirellula bahusiensis, a single window of DNA contains:
- a CDS encoding type II secretion system protein: protein MFSKTSNRNAFTLVEVLVSFVIISVISGMVAIALSGAQRQAQDTRAKAMIDRLNLSILRLYEDESQRRVAMPSNVLDGEAVSHAQLIFKRDWLRAVLPNNRADMDVGSSRTGAPGVAPIAYRTNAAEPPVTPGIAPENSRALASQRYRQRVMRTLNVGSWAAAWTAWTPEHESAECLYQIFASSTLDGEPLLKQLRTRDIADTDEDGMPEIVDSWGVPLLWMRWPTGFYLKNRWVVDESDSASWPTVGELAAIIRNRGDDPLDLLRMDPRYRSEYDYDLASTTNDLVDPTTNSNSIMVDKLTYAVRPMIVSAGSDGEFDLVTSGPGTGRETVGDDFVSDLRVADARDGTLRRFDRAVFFPDPFFTLDLVGTGADAPRPLLQRLGAVSDVNGDRTDNSADNIYPVLGF, encoded by the coding sequence ATGTTTTCTAAAACTTCCAATCGCAACGCATTCACCTTGGTTGAGGTGCTGGTGTCATTCGTGATCATCAGTGTCATCAGCGGGATGGTGGCGATCGCTTTGTCCGGAGCCCAGCGACAGGCTCAGGACACACGTGCGAAGGCAATGATCGACCGATTGAATCTTTCGATCTTGCGACTTTACGAAGACGAGTCGCAAAGGCGTGTTGCCATGCCAAGTAATGTTTTGGATGGCGAAGCTGTCAGTCATGCTCAGTTGATTTTTAAACGAGATTGGTTGCGAGCTGTCCTGCCAAACAATAGGGCGGACATGGATGTCGGATCATCTAGAACGGGTGCTCCAGGTGTGGCTCCGATTGCTTATCGAACCAACGCAGCGGAGCCTCCGGTGACCCCGGGGATTGCACCAGAAAATTCGCGAGCCTTGGCGTCTCAAAGATATCGTCAGCGAGTGATGCGAACATTGAATGTTGGGAGTTGGGCCGCGGCATGGACCGCTTGGACTCCCGAGCATGAAAGCGCTGAATGTCTGTATCAAATCTTTGCGTCATCAACGCTCGATGGAGAGCCATTGTTGAAGCAATTGAGGACCCGAGATATCGCAGACACAGATGAAGACGGAATGCCGGAAATTGTCGACTCGTGGGGTGTCCCGCTTCTTTGGATGCGTTGGCCTACTGGTTTCTACCTGAAAAATCGTTGGGTCGTTGATGAGTCAGATTCTGCGTCTTGGCCAACTGTTGGCGAACTTGCTGCGATCATTCGCAATCGCGGAGACGATCCATTGGATTTACTCCGAATGGACCCGCGTTACCGATCGGAGTACGACTACGATTTGGCGTCGACGACAAATGATTTGGTCGATCCGACAACTAATAGCAACAGCATCATGGTTGACAAACTCACCTATGCGGTGCGGCCGATGATCGTATCTGCAGGTAGTGATGGTGAGTTCGATCTAGTGACTTCGGGGCCGGGGACTGGCCGTGAAACGGTTGGGGATGATTTCGTTAGCGATCTGCGTGTGGCGGATGCTCGTGACGGTACTCTGCGCCGGTTCGATCGTGCCGTTTTCTTCCCTGATCCATTTTTTACTTTGGATTTGGTCGGTACGGGGGCGGACGCTCCACGGCCGCTCCTTCAGCGTCTTGGTGCAGTATCTGACGTGAATGGCGACCGAACGGACAACTCGGCCGATAACATCTATCCAGTGCTGGGGTTCTAG